A genomic segment from Cyanobium sp. NIES-981 encodes:
- a CDS encoding right-handed parallel beta-helix repeat-containing protein, with translation MASFVVSSEGELRAALAKASGQDQPHTIVLAPDFGTVELSDTPLVYSGTTPLRIHGNGATLSQGNSATDILISEAGANLSIRNLSFEGGYRAIWTPLPADATGTTTVDLNNVKVSGTFFHGVHVDDQINNSDASVVLKLTNSTIDSNGRVGSFGTPGSSLSDADGVRVDEGGAGSGTVIIRSSAITGNGADGVELDETGDGDASLVISRSIFEKNGIWDPDDLDDGVDVDETGLGDITTRISNSRINDNFDEGLDLDEAGGGRVLLQLSNTEISGNGDEGLKVTEEDGGDIITGLRHLRAGGNGDDGIQLEQFGGGRVALRGLSIHTFNNGNDGLRLDSLASADGDPVLYAPMEVVLNRFTSSGNSGDGLDLRGSGFARLRRSTFTGNGDDIPQLTGGSDLFLFG, from the coding sequence GAACTCTCCGACACACCGCTCGTCTACAGCGGCACCACACCACTCAGGATCCACGGCAACGGCGCCACCCTCAGCCAAGGCAACAGCGCCACCGACATCCTCATCTCCGAGGCCGGCGCCAACCTCTCGATCAGGAACCTCAGTTTCGAGGGCGGCTATCGGGCCATCTGGACGCCTCTGCCGGCTGATGCCACCGGCACCACCACGGTGGATCTCAACAACGTGAAGGTGAGTGGAACCTTCTTCCACGGAGTGCACGTGGATGATCAGATCAACAACTCTGACGCCAGTGTTGTTCTGAAGCTGACCAACTCCACCATCGACAGCAACGGGCGCGTGGGCAGCTTCGGAACCCCAGGCTCGAGCCTCTCGGATGCCGATGGCGTTCGCGTGGATGAAGGAGGAGCAGGCAGCGGCACCGTGATCATCCGCTCCAGTGCCATCACCGGCAACGGTGCCGATGGTGTGGAGCTGGATGAAACCGGCGACGGCGACGCCAGCCTGGTGATCAGCAGGTCGATCTTCGAAAAGAATGGGATCTGGGATCCTGACGATCTCGATGATGGCGTCGATGTGGATGAAACCGGCCTCGGTGACATCACGACCCGGATCTCGAACAGCCGGATCAACGACAACTTCGACGAGGGTCTCGACCTCGACGAAGCCGGCGGCGGCCGTGTGCTGCTGCAGCTCTCCAACACGGAGATCTCGGGCAATGGCGACGAAGGCCTCAAGGTGACCGAAGAGGATGGCGGCGACATCATCACCGGCCTGCGGCATCTCAGGGCTGGCGGCAATGGTGACGACGGCATCCAGCTCGAGCAGTTCGGCGGCGGCCGTGTGGCGCTCCGCGGGCTCTCCATCCACACCTTCAACAACGGCAACGACGGCCTGCGGCTCGACAGCCTGGCCTCGGCCGACGGGGATCCGGTGCTCTACGCCCCGATGGAGGTGGTGCTCAACCGGTTCACATCCAGCGGCAACAGCGGGGATGGCCTGGATCTGCGGGGCAGCGGTTTCGCCCGGCTCCGCCGGTCCACCTTCACGGGCAACGGGGATGACATCCCCCAGCTCACCGGCGGCTCCGACCTGTTTCTGTTCGGCTGA
- the trpC gene encoding indole-3-glycerol phosphate synthase TrpC, whose amino-acid sequence MEIRRRPPNPKVKVAHLEYAIPHAEAEPRHILERIVWEKDREVERARVRVPLEKLRSQVADLPPTRDFEAALRSSCRKPAVIAEIKKASPSKGVIREHFDPEAIARGYAAGGASCLSVLTDKTFFQGGFEVLVQVRQVVDLPLLCKDFILTPYQLYQARAAGADAALLIAAILSDQDLAYLLKVARSLGLAVLVEVHDGAELERVLALEGVRLIGINNRDLTSFRTDLATTEQLTQRFGAAIRQRGALLVSESGLFCRDDLDRVQQAGADAVLVGEALMRQDDVTAALEILIQGG is encoded by the coding sequence ATGGAGATCCGCCGCCGCCCCCCGAACCCCAAGGTGAAGGTGGCCCACCTGGAATACGCCATCCCCCACGCGGAGGCCGAACCGCGGCACATCCTCGAGCGGATCGTGTGGGAGAAAGACCGGGAGGTGGAGAGAGCCCGGGTACGGGTGCCGCTGGAGAAGCTGCGCAGCCAGGTGGCCGATCTGCCGCCCACCCGCGATTTCGAGGCGGCCCTGCGGTCCAGCTGCCGCAAGCCGGCCGTGATCGCCGAGATCAAGAAGGCCAGCCCCAGCAAGGGGGTGATCCGGGAGCACTTCGACCCCGAAGCCATCGCCCGGGGCTATGCCGCCGGCGGTGCCAGCTGCCTCTCGGTGCTCACCGACAAGACCTTCTTCCAGGGGGGCTTCGAGGTGCTGGTGCAGGTGCGCCAGGTGGTGGATCTGCCCCTGCTGTGCAAGGACTTCATCCTCACCCCCTACCAGCTGTATCAGGCCCGGGCCGCCGGTGCCGACGCCGCCCTGCTGATCGCCGCCATCCTCAGCGACCAGGACCTGGCCTACCTGCTCAAGGTGGCCCGCAGCCTGGGGCTGGCGGTGCTGGTGGAGGTGCACGACGGCGCCGAGCTGGAGCGGGTGCTCGCCCTGGAGGGGGTGCGGCTGATCGGCATCAACAACCGCGACCTCACCAGCTTCCGCACCGATCTGGCCACCACCGAGCAGCTCACCCAGCGCTTCGGCGCGGCGATCCGCCAGCGCGGGGCCCTGCTGGTGAGCGAGTCGGGCCTGTTCTGCCGCGACGACCTCGACCGGGTGCAGCAGGCCGGCGCCGATGCCGTGCTGGTGGGGGAGGCGCTGATGCGCCAGGACGACGTGACGGCCGCGCTGGAGATCCTGATTCAAGGAGGCTGA